In Chryseobacterium sp., the genomic window TACAGGCACTGAAAATCGGGGAGGGAAAAAAAATCATTGCTGACGGACCTGTTTATCAGTCGATGAAAAAAGAAGGAAATGCAATTATTCTATCCTTTAAACCCGGAACAGATGATCTGATACAGGGAGATCTCAAAGGTTTTGCCATACAGCAGAAAGACGGCAGCTACCGATGGGCAAAGGCAAAAGCAAAAGGCAATAAAGTCATTGTATGGAATGATCAGATAACTATTCCTGCTAACGTACGATACGATTGGGCAGATAACCCGGATGGGAATCTTAAAAATAAAAGCGGGCTTCCGGCTTCACCTTTTACAACAGAAAACAATTAATTTAACATAGAAAATCATATCAAATTCAATGGATAATCAGCCACAAAAAATATCGGTAACAGAGAAAGTGGGATACAGCCTGGGAGACCTGGCAGCCAACCTTGTTTTCCAGACCTTAGTTACCTACCTTACCTATTTTTATACCGATATTTACGGATTAAAAGCAGAGGATGCCTCTGTGATCACTCTTACGGTGGGTTTAATCGCTGGGTTTGGTTTTAACCCGCTTATAGGAGCGCTGGCAGACCGTACAAGCTCACGATGGGGGAAATTCCGTCCGTGGATCTTATTTACCGCAGTACCGCTTGGTATTGCTGCGTTGTTAGCCTTCAGCACACCTCATTTTTCTTATCAGGGCAAAATGATCTATGCGGCGGTGACCTATTCATTATTATTGTTATTATATGCTTCCAATAACTTACCCTACGCAGCTTTGAGCGGTGTTATTACAGGAGATATGGGGGAAAGGAACAGTATTTCTTCCTACCGTTTTGTTGCAGTAATGTTTGCACAGTTTTTTGTACAGGTGTTTATGCTGCCTATTATTTTATCTGTTGGTCATGGAGACAAGGCGCAGGGAATTGAGACTGTAATGACATGGCTGGCTGTGATTGGCTCTGTAATGCTGCTGATCACCTTTTTTACCACCAAAGAAAGAATCATTCCCAAACCTGAGCAGAAATCAAGTCTGAAAGAAGATTTAAAAGATTTATTTCAAAACAGGCCGTGGATCATTATGCTTACTGTGACAGCATTTATATTTATCACCCTGGCAATGAAAGGAGGATCTTATGTATACTATTTTAACAATTATGTGGATGAAAATGCACTGAAGAGTTTTATCTCGCCCATTACATCATTTTTTAATTCTGTAGGGATGAATTTCTTCGGGGAAGATCCAAAGTCTGCAGGATTCGGATTGTTTAATGCCGGAGGAATTGTGATGATGATTGTAGGAATCACATTCTCTAAAAAACTGGCAGACCGATATGGAAAACGGGACACTTTTATTGCGTCATTATTCATCTCTACCCTGTTTATCCTGTTCTTTATATTGTATCCTCCGAAAGCGGTGGGAATCATGTTTTTATCACAGATTGTACACGGATTCTTTTACGGAATCAGCACTCCGCTTTTATGGGCCATGATTGCTGATGTGGCCGATTATTCAGAATGGAAGAACAACCGCAGGGCAACGGCCATTATTTTCTCTGCAATGATGGTGGGATTAAAGGTAGGTCTCAGCATAGGAAGCTCTCTGGTAGCACTGATTATAGGAAAATACGGATACATTTCGGTACATGGTAACGAACAGGTTATTCAGCCTGAAACAGTGGCGGCAGGAGCGAAAATGCTCGTGAGCATATTTCCTTCAATACCGTTTTTCATTGCATGCGGCCTGCTTTTATTGTATAAGATCAACAAAAAAATGGAAGTTCAGATCGAAAGGGATCTGGCTGAAAGAAGAAAATAAAAACGATCAATATGAAACGTATTTTAATTGGTTTGGCAGCTGTTACCGCTTCCGGTCTGTCGGCGCAGAAATCTGACTGTTCTTTAAAAAAGGCATTTCAGGATAAATTCTATATCGGAACAGCCATGAGCCTTCCTCAGATTGACGGTACAGATC contains:
- a CDS encoding MFS transporter, with the protein product MDNQPQKISVTEKVGYSLGDLAANLVFQTLVTYLTYFYTDIYGLKAEDASVITLTVGLIAGFGFNPLIGALADRTSSRWGKFRPWILFTAVPLGIAALLAFSTPHFSYQGKMIYAAVTYSLLLLLYASNNLPYAALSGVITGDMGERNSISSYRFVAVMFAQFFVQVFMLPIILSVGHGDKAQGIETVMTWLAVIGSVMLLITFFTTKERIIPKPEQKSSLKEDLKDLFQNRPWIIMLTVTAFIFITLAMKGGSYVYYFNNYVDENALKSFISPITSFFNSVGMNFFGEDPKSAGFGLFNAGGIVMMIVGITFSKKLADRYGKRDTFIASLFISTLFILFFILYPPKAVGIMFLSQIVHGFFYGISTPLLWAMIADVADYSEWKNNRRATAIIFSAMMVGLKVGLSIGSSLVALIIGKYGYISVHGNEQVIQPETVAAGAKMLVSIFPSIPFFIACGLLLLYKINKKMEVQIERDLAERRK